The following proteins are co-located in the Myxococcus fulvus genome:
- a CDS encoding chitobiase/beta-hexosaminidase C-terminal domain-containing protein, with the protein MSRHSFRFRAPWLLGVLSLLMVVSACGGGGGGPGGGGDVDGGPDGGLDGGLDGGPDAGLDGGPPPTPDTTPPSTSFSPVGGLFKGPTTVVLTCDDGSGVGCEATYYTLDGSAPTASSPRYTASLRLATTATLRVLSVDRAGNAEQARSAEYVIDAQPPTVSSTPGSGTYGRGRTITLSCEDGAGSGCVAIYYTLDGSPPSTSSTRYSSPLSLPGTGGLRLRFIGVDRAGHGSNEGNEYFVVDTQPPVSTASPPWGSYAAPIDVTLSCSDSGSGCARIHYTLDGTTPTTSSPVYERPLRIASPTRVNFFGVDVAGNEGAALSLPFVVDTVPPVTQASPEGGTFNDSLLVYLSCTDGDGSGCAATYVSFASDVNAPLPSFHRVTGSSSVVASGVLRFYSVDWVGHAGPVQMLTFLLDRTKPTASVAPRGGTFFTPQTVTLTCADTGGSDCAHIYYSVDGSWPSRFSSRYTQPITISKDTLLRFISVDGADNSSEFMDERYVFRSDTTAPTTVAHPAGGLFHTEQPVTLACGDGDGIGCSSTRYTLDGSEPTESNGLTYSGPISLSTTTRLRFRSVDALGHWEAPRLAEYEFDMDVPRSQVEPSGGTFDGPLSVRLACQDVGSGCAEIRYTLDGTEPSSSSPVYSEPLLVGQTTTVRFASVDVAGNVEATRRETYNLDASTLASAQIASLRTSPPSSAQPRLIDGAFITFVKPGVGTTRLEPEGFFLQAEKVGPAVFVEVPLASLVPAPVVGDRVRVLVTQMRLGSMDIATVDVASFAVLGSGYPMKALVQEVSGVNLPTNGDAYEAELVSIHGELIEVFSSEGVGTGFSSTRLVTSGVPSGSGSSYSQRLRMPELELSPELTPGCRVSLTTPLWRYGATHLTLWTWELLDSVVCPLPRVVFAQALNDSQVQVRFDRRIDGSSLDGAGGQFSIPGLVVTGATLHGPTEVRLQTSTQVAREPYTVTVSSTLTDRLGAPVQSPSHAYAFRGYATPARLRISEIDPSRLFGAAGRVELEVLQAGPMTNLALWMGHVPAAVATLPDVDVAVGDIVVVHLSENGLYSTHLPRSEVSRKDELPASSYALAHDAAWDVRGSTAFTVDDEMVLRLTDSFGNLQDGLILHSNGYNRPGFEAEAHALQDEQGWLPASCGGARCTSASTPRLRDISADIGPLFTTGGATQSLTRVRVEDSDSSVDWALRTKGVGLPNL; encoded by the coding sequence TCCACGAGCTTCTCTCCCGTGGGCGGGCTCTTCAAGGGGCCGACCACGGTGGTGCTCACCTGCGACGATGGCTCCGGTGTGGGCTGTGAGGCCACCTACTACACGCTGGATGGCAGCGCTCCGACGGCGAGCTCGCCCCGGTATACGGCGTCCTTGCGCCTCGCGACCACCGCGACGCTGCGGGTCCTCTCCGTGGACCGCGCGGGCAATGCCGAGCAGGCTCGCTCGGCGGAGTATGTGATTGATGCGCAGCCGCCCACGGTGTCCTCGACCCCGGGTTCGGGGACCTATGGCCGCGGCCGCACCATCACGCTGAGCTGTGAGGATGGCGCCGGCTCCGGCTGTGTCGCCATCTACTACACGCTCGACGGCTCCCCACCGTCGACCTCCTCGACCCGCTACTCCTCGCCGCTGTCGCTGCCAGGGACCGGCGGGCTGCGGCTGCGCTTCATCGGCGTGGATCGGGCGGGGCATGGGTCCAACGAAGGGAATGAGTACTTCGTCGTGGACACGCAGCCCCCGGTCTCGACGGCGTCACCGCCATGGGGCTCGTACGCCGCGCCCATCGATGTCACCCTCTCATGCAGTGACTCGGGCAGCGGCTGCGCTCGAATCCACTACACGCTGGACGGGACGACGCCGACGACGAGCTCCCCTGTCTACGAGCGCCCGCTCCGCATCGCCTCCCCCACGCGCGTGAACTTCTTCGGCGTGGATGTCGCGGGGAATGAGGGGGCTGCCTTGTCCTTGCCCTTCGTCGTCGACACCGTGCCGCCCGTCACCCAGGCAAGCCCCGAGGGGGGGACGTTCAATGACTCCCTGCTGGTGTACCTGAGCTGCACGGATGGCGATGGCTCGGGCTGTGCCGCCACCTATGTCTCGTTCGCGTCCGACGTGAACGCGCCCCTGCCCTCGTTCCATCGGGTCACCGGGTCGAGCTCGGTGGTGGCGAGCGGTGTGTTGCGCTTCTACTCGGTGGACTGGGTGGGCCATGCGGGCCCCGTGCAGATGCTGACGTTCCTCCTCGACCGGACGAAGCCGACGGCCTCCGTGGCGCCTCGGGGTGGAACCTTCTTCACTCCCCAGACGGTGACGCTGACGTGCGCGGACACGGGTGGGTCGGACTGTGCTCACATCTACTACTCGGTGGATGGCTCCTGGCCGAGCCGCTTCTCGTCGCGTTACACGCAGCCCATCACCATCTCGAAGGACACGCTGCTGCGGTTCATCTCGGTGGATGGCGCGGACAACTCCAGCGAGTTCATGGATGAGCGGTACGTCTTCCGGTCGGACACGACGGCGCCCACCACCGTGGCCCATCCCGCGGGCGGGCTGTTCCATACCGAGCAGCCCGTGACGCTCGCCTGCGGCGATGGCGATGGCATCGGTTGTTCGAGCACCCGCTACACGCTCGACGGCAGCGAGCCCACCGAGAGCAACGGCCTCACCTACTCCGGGCCCATCTCCCTCTCCACCACGACCCGACTGCGCTTCCGCTCCGTGGATGCCCTGGGGCACTGGGAGGCACCTCGCCTGGCGGAGTACGAGTTCGACATGGACGTCCCACGCAGCCAGGTCGAGCCGTCGGGGGGTACCTTCGATGGCCCCCTCTCCGTGCGCCTCGCCTGTCAGGACGTCGGGAGCGGGTGCGCCGAGATTCGCTACACGCTCGACGGCACGGAGCCCTCGAGCAGCTCTCCGGTCTACTCGGAGCCCCTCCTCGTGGGACAGACCACGACCGTGCGCTTCGCGTCGGTGGACGTGGCGGGCAACGTGGAGGCCACGCGCCGGGAGACCTACAACCTGGATGCGAGCACCCTGGCCTCGGCCCAGATTGCCTCGCTGCGGACGTCACCCCCGAGCTCCGCGCAGCCCCGGCTCATCGACGGAGCCTTCATCACCTTCGTCAAGCCGGGCGTCGGCACGACCCGGCTCGAGCCCGAGGGCTTCTTCCTCCAGGCCGAGAAGGTGGGGCCCGCCGTGTTCGTGGAGGTGCCCCTGGCGTCGCTCGTTCCCGCCCCCGTGGTGGGAGACCGGGTGCGCGTCCTGGTCACCCAGATGCGTCTGGGCTCGATGGACATCGCGACCGTCGACGTCGCGAGCTTCGCGGTGCTCGGGAGCGGGTATCCCATGAAGGCGCTGGTGCAGGAGGTGAGTGGCGTCAACCTGCCCACGAACGGCGATGCGTACGAAGCAGAGCTCGTCTCCATCCACGGAGAGCTCATCGAGGTGTTCTCCAGCGAAGGCGTGGGGACCGGCTTCTCCTCGACGCGCCTGGTGACCTCGGGGGTCCCCTCGGGCTCCGGCAGCAGCTACTCCCAACGGCTGCGGATGCCGGAGCTGGAGCTGAGCCCCGAGCTGACCCCTGGCTGCAGGGTGTCCCTCACCACGCCGTTGTGGCGGTATGGCGCCACGCACCTCACCCTCTGGACGTGGGAGCTGTTGGACTCGGTGGTGTGTCCCTTGCCTCGCGTGGTGTTCGCCCAGGCGCTGAATGACTCGCAGGTCCAGGTGCGCTTCGACCGGCGCATCGACGGGAGCAGCCTGGACGGCGCCGGCGGCCAGTTCTCCATCCCGGGCCTCGTCGTCACCGGCGCGACGCTCCATGGCCCGACCGAGGTCCGGCTCCAGACGTCGACCCAGGTGGCTCGCGAGCCCTACACGGTGACGGTCTCCAGCACGTTGACGGACCGGCTGGGGGCGCCCGTGCAGTCGCCGTCCCATGCCTACGCCTTCCGGGGCTATGCCACGCCCGCGCGGCTGCGCATCTCGGAGATAGACCCCAGCAGGTTGTTTGGCGCGGCGGGGCGCGTGGAGCTGGAGGTCCTGCAGGCGGGCCCCATGACGAACCTCGCGTTGTGGATGGGCCATGTGCCGGCCGCCGTGGCCACGCTCCCCGATGTGGACGTGGCGGTGGGGGACATCGTCGTCGTGCACCTCTCGGAGAACGGGCTGTATTCCACCCACCTGCCGCGCTCCGAGGTGAGCCGCAAGGACGAGCTGCCCGCCAGCTCCTATGCGCTCGCCCATGACGCCGCGTGGGATGTGCGGGGCTCGACCGCGTTCACGGTGGATGACGAGATGGTGCTGCGGCTGACGGACTCGTTCGGGAACCTCCAGGACGGACTCATCCTCCACTCCAATGGCTACAACCGGCCGGGCTTCGAGGCCGAAGCCCATGCGCTCCAGGACGAGCAGGGCTGGCTGCCCGCCTCGTGCGGCGGGGCGCGGTGTACCTCCGCGTCCACGCCCAGGCTCAGGGACATCAGCGCCGACATCGGGCCGCTCTTCACCACCGGAGGCGCGACGCAGTCCCTGACCCGGGTCCGCGTGGAGGACAGCGACTCCTCGGTGGACTGGGCCCTGCGAACCAAGGGCGTGGGGCTCCCCAACCTCTAG
- a CDS encoding heavy metal translocating P-type ATPase — translation MHRHSHPGSHSHPHPSTPPPSSEGAHAIDPVCGMKVDPSAPKGGSLEHEGRTFHFCNPKCRERFGADPARYLAPPSEAPEPPSPVAPGTMYVCPMDPEVRQDHPGACPKCGMALEPETLVLPETRVEYVCPMHPEVVREGPGSCPICGMALEPRTVLPEDTPDPELTSMWRRFLVGMGLTVPLLVLAMSDMIPGQPVQHAVPASVLAWAQLILATPVVLWGGWPFFQRGWASVKNRHLNMFTLIALGTGAAYVFSVFATLFPDVLPHGLRTGHGGTAPLYFEAAAVIVTLVALGQVLELRARHATSGALRSLLSLAPPVARRIREDGHEEDVPLAHVHPGDRLRVRPGEKVPVDGEVLEGASAVDESMVTGESLPVEKSRGEKVTGGTVNGTGSLVMKAERVGKDTLLSRIVQRVSEAQRTRAPIQRLADKVAAVFVPVVIAVAVVTAVVWAVWGPEPRLAHALVNAVAVLIIACPCALGLATPMSIMVGTGRGAQAGVLIRDAAALERLEAVDTLVVDKTGTLTEGKPRLVSVVASEGIDEATLLRLAASLERGSEHPLAEAIVSGAKARGAVLTAVEDFRSETGKGVVGRVDGVEVALGNAALMSARGVEATALTARAESLRQEGQTVVLVAVSGRAAGLLGVEDPVKESTPEALSLLRQEGLRVVMLTGDSRTTAEAVARRLGISEVIAGVLPEGKGDVVKRLQQEGRVVAMAGDGVNDAPALAQADVGIAMGTGTDIAMESAGVTLVKGDLRGIVRARRLSQGALRNIRQNLFFAFIYNLLGVPLAAGVLFPFFGLLLSPIFASAAMSLSSVSVIANALRLRRLKL, via the coding sequence ATGCATCGCCACTCCCATCCGGGCTCCCACTCCCACCCGCACCCCTCGACTCCTCCTCCCTCGAGCGAGGGAGCGCACGCCATCGACCCGGTCTGCGGGATGAAGGTGGACCCGAGCGCTCCCAAGGGCGGCAGCCTGGAGCACGAGGGGAGGACCTTCCATTTCTGCAACCCGAAGTGCCGTGAGCGCTTCGGCGCGGACCCGGCGCGCTATCTCGCGCCGCCCTCGGAAGCGCCCGAGCCGCCGTCTCCGGTCGCGCCGGGGACGATGTACGTGTGCCCCATGGACCCGGAGGTGCGTCAGGACCATCCGGGGGCCTGCCCGAAGTGCGGCATGGCGCTGGAGCCGGAGACGCTCGTGCTCCCCGAGACGCGCGTCGAGTACGTGTGCCCCATGCACCCGGAGGTGGTGCGCGAGGGGCCAGGAAGCTGCCCCATCTGCGGCATGGCACTGGAGCCACGCACGGTGCTGCCCGAGGACACGCCGGACCCGGAGCTGACGTCCATGTGGCGGCGCTTCCTGGTGGGCATGGGGCTCACGGTGCCGCTCTTGGTGCTGGCGATGTCGGACATGATTCCGGGGCAGCCCGTGCAGCACGCGGTGCCCGCGTCGGTGCTGGCGTGGGCGCAGCTGATTCTGGCCACGCCGGTGGTGCTGTGGGGCGGCTGGCCCTTCTTCCAGCGCGGCTGGGCGTCGGTGAAGAACCGGCACTTGAACATGTTCACGCTCATCGCCCTGGGCACGGGCGCGGCGTATGTCTTCAGCGTCTTCGCCACGCTCTTCCCGGACGTGCTGCCCCACGGGCTGCGCACGGGGCACGGGGGCACCGCGCCGCTGTACTTCGAGGCCGCCGCCGTCATCGTCACCCTGGTGGCGCTGGGCCAGGTGCTCGAGCTGCGGGCGCGGCACGCGACGTCCGGGGCGCTGCGCTCGCTGTTGAGCCTGGCGCCTCCGGTGGCGCGGCGGATTCGCGAGGACGGGCACGAGGAGGATGTGCCGCTCGCGCACGTGCATCCTGGTGACCGCCTGCGGGTGCGTCCCGGTGAGAAGGTGCCGGTGGATGGTGAGGTGCTGGAGGGCGCCAGCGCGGTGGACGAGTCGATGGTGACGGGCGAGTCGCTGCCGGTGGAGAAGTCGCGCGGGGAGAAGGTGACGGGCGGCACCGTGAACGGGACGGGCTCACTGGTGATGAAGGCCGAGCGCGTGGGCAAGGACACGCTGCTGTCGCGCATCGTGCAGAGAGTGAGCGAGGCGCAGCGCACGCGAGCGCCCATCCAGCGCCTGGCGGACAAGGTGGCCGCGGTGTTCGTGCCGGTGGTCATCGCGGTGGCGGTGGTGACGGCGGTGGTGTGGGCGGTATGGGGGCCGGAGCCTCGGCTGGCGCACGCGCTGGTGAACGCGGTGGCGGTGCTCATCATCGCGTGCCCGTGCGCGCTGGGCCTGGCCACGCCCATGTCCATCATGGTGGGGACGGGGCGAGGCGCGCAGGCGGGCGTGCTCATCCGCGACGCGGCGGCGCTGGAGCGACTGGAGGCGGTGGACACGCTGGTGGTGGACAAGACGGGCACGCTCACCGAGGGCAAGCCGAGGCTGGTGTCGGTGGTGGCCTCCGAGGGCATCGACGAGGCGACGCTGCTCCGACTCGCCGCGAGCCTGGAGCGGGGCAGTGAGCATCCGCTGGCGGAGGCGATTGTCTCCGGCGCGAAGGCGCGTGGGGCGGTGCTGACGGCGGTGGAGGACTTCCGCTCGGAGACGGGCAAGGGCGTGGTGGGGCGGGTGGACGGCGTGGAGGTGGCGCTGGGCAACGCGGCGCTGATGTCGGCGCGCGGCGTGGAGGCCACGGCGCTGACAGCGCGGGCCGAGTCGCTGCGACAGGAGGGGCAGACGGTGGTGCTGGTGGCGGTGTCAGGCCGCGCGGCGGGGCTCTTGGGGGTGGAGGACCCGGTGAAGGAGTCGACGCCGGAGGCGCTGTCGCTGCTGCGTCAGGAGGGCCTGCGCGTGGTGATGCTGACGGGGGACAGCCGGACCACGGCGGAGGCGGTGGCGCGCAGGCTGGGCATCTCCGAGGTCATCGCGGGGGTGTTGCCGGAGGGGAAGGGGGACGTGGTGAAGCGGCTGCAGCAGGAGGGCCGCGTGGTGGCGATGGCGGGGGATGGGGTCAACGACGCGCCGGCGCTGGCCCAGGCGGATGTGGGCATCGCGATGGGGACGGGGACGGACATCGCGATGGAGAGCGCGGGCGTCACCCTGGTGAAGGGGGACCTGAGGGGTATCGTCCGGGCGCGCCGGCTGAGTCAGGGCGCGCTGCGCAACATCCGGCAGAACCTCTTCTTCGCCTTCATCTACAACCTCTTGGGAGTCCCCCTGGCGGCGGGGGTGCTGTTCCCCTTCTTCGGCCTGCTCCTGAGCCCCATCTTCGCCAGCGCGGCGATGAGCCTGTCCTCGGTGTCGGTCATCGCCAACGCGCTGAGGCTGCGGCGGCTGAAGCTGTAG